The following proteins are encoded in a genomic region of Dialister hominis:
- the yihA gene encoding ribosome biogenesis GTP-binding protein YihA/YsxC codes for MAEIKEIEKFHIFSSVYFSSAVNRKQYVNDGRKEIAFIGRSNVGKSSLINNLCGQRKLAYVSREPGKTRTINYYAIQSRRTVDEQEQRQEWYLVDLPGYGFAKTSQENKDTWSTFIDDYIKSSPSLVMVGLLIDLRHPGLPIDMKAYEWLREIAPSLVVIGTKEDKLKRNEARENLKKLNKLFPADYPAISYSSLNGDGRDSLYRLIEQKVCE; via the coding sequence GTGGCGGAAATCAAGGAAATAGAAAAATTTCATATTTTCTCGTCAGTATATTTCAGCTCTGCCGTCAACCGTAAGCAGTACGTGAACGACGGGCGGAAGGAAATCGCCTTCATCGGGCGTTCGAACGTAGGGAAATCCTCCCTCATCAACAACCTCTGCGGGCAGAGAAAGCTCGCCTACGTCAGCCGCGAACCGGGCAAGACAAGAACCATCAACTACTACGCCATCCAGTCCAGAAGAACCGTGGACGAACAGGAACAGCGACAGGAATGGTACCTCGTCGACCTGCCGGGCTACGGCTTTGCAAAGACAAGCCAGGAAAACAAGGACACATGGTCCACCTTCATCGACGACTACATCAAGAGCTCCCCGAGCCTCGTCATGGTAGGCCTCCTGATCGACCTGCGCCATCCAGGACTTCCGATCGACATGAAAGCCTACGAATGGCTCAGAGAAATCGCGCCGTCCTTAGTCGTCATCGGCACCAAGGAAGACAAGCTCAAGAGAAACGAAGCCAGAGAAAACCTCAAAAAGCTGAACAAACTCTTCCCGGCTGATTACCCGGCTATTTCCTACTCCTCCCTGAACGGAGACGGCAGAGACAGCCTCTACCGCCTGATCGAGCAGAAAGTCTGTGAATGA
- the tyrS gene encoding tyrosine--tRNA ligase: MNIIDELKWRGAVNQQTDEEGLYKLVGEKSISLYCGIDPTGDSMHIGHLIPFMIMKRFQLAGHHPVILIGGGTGSIGDPSGRKSERVLQSMEQVQHNAECLKEQMKNLFGEDGFRMVNNYDWLSKISLLDFLRDYGKLFNINTMLAKDIVASRLDTGISFTEFSYQILQSIDFKMLYDNYDVQLQIGGADQWGNITNGVELLRKTEGVSDAYGLTIPLMLKADGTKFGKTAGGAVWLDPKKTSPYEFYQFWFNQDDRDVVKYLKYFTFLSMEEIEDLEKEVAEHPEHRNAQRKLAEEVTRFVHGDEGLAQAEKVTQALFSGNIQELTGDEIEGAFRNTKGGEVAKAPINIVEALVEAGVEKSKRQAREDVTNGAIRVNGEQVKDTEAEISAHPNTNGKFIIIKKGKKNYFSIAVKE; this comes from the coding sequence ATGAATATTATTGATGAACTGAAGTGGCGCGGCGCTGTCAACCAGCAGACGGATGAAGAGGGCTTGTACAAGCTCGTAGGGGAGAAGTCGATTTCCCTCTATTGCGGCATCGATCCAACCGGTGACAGCATGCACATCGGTCATCTGATTCCTTTCATGATTATGAAGCGTTTCCAGCTCGCTGGTCATCATCCGGTCATCCTGATCGGCGGCGGCACGGGATCGATTGGTGATCCTTCTGGCAGAAAATCCGAGCGTGTGCTCCAGTCTATGGAACAGGTCCAGCATAATGCAGAATGCCTGAAAGAACAGATGAAGAATCTCTTCGGCGAAGACGGTTTCCGCATGGTCAACAACTATGACTGGCTGTCCAAGATTTCCCTTCTGGACTTCCTCCGCGATTACGGCAAGCTTTTCAATATCAACACGATGCTGGCCAAGGATATCGTCGCATCCAGACTGGATACGGGCATTTCCTTCACGGAATTCTCTTACCAGATCCTCCAGTCCATCGACTTCAAGATGCTCTATGACAATTACGATGTACAGCTGCAGATCGGCGGCGCTGACCAGTGGGGCAACATCACAAACGGCGTAGAACTCCTCCGAAAGACCGAAGGCGTCTCCGATGCTTACGGCCTCACCATCCCGCTGATGCTCAAGGCTGACGGCACGAAATTCGGTAAGACAGCAGGCGGCGCCGTATGGCTCGATCCGAAGAAGACAAGCCCGTACGAATTCTACCAGTTCTGGTTCAACCAGGACGACCGCGATGTCGTGAAATACCTGAAGTACTTCACCTTCCTCTCCATGGAAGAAATCGAAGACCTCGAAAAAGAAGTCGCTGAACATCCGGAACACAGAAATGCGCAGAGAAAACTCGCTGAAGAAGTCACCCGCTTCGTTCACGGCGACGAAGGCCTCGCTCAGGCAGAAAAAGTCACCCAGGCCCTCTTCTCCGGCAACATCCAGGAACTCACCGGCGATGAAATCGAAGGCGCCTTCAGAAATACAAAAGGCGGCGAAGTCGCAAAAGCTCCGATCAACATCGTCGAAGCCCTCGTCGAAGCCGGCGTAGAAAAATCCAAACGCCAGGCCAGAGAAGACGTCACCAACGGCGCCATCCGCGTCAATGGCGAACAGGTCAAAGACACCGAAGCAGAAATCTCCGCTCACCCGAACACCAATGGCAAGTTCATCATCATCAAAAAAGGCAAGAAGAACTACTTCTCCATTGCAGTGAAGGAATAA
- a CDS encoding IS3 family transposase, which yields MYSHEERLKAVKLHVDSGMGLKGIMRTLGYPHDIKVLRQWCREFKFSREIHEVDGFDDGYSLKQKTLAVKYFVNCGDLRRTIREIGYPSSTQRLKIWVEKYNLNENDHWQADQNPVKWGQDRQTGSSPLIQENPFEEIEIASNAIYKDLGFLEELFQRRLATMSKKDSEVTIESLKEEMQVLLRNMENLRKENKALLKANQSLGEKTKSLDEKCQTLAKEYKELGEQTLIKRIEYEALEIAAETIKKEEGISLKTLTNREKAIVIDALLSRSKYPLKKLLTVLNMAKASYFYQKSAMKAGDKYAEIRETIKDKFKKNRSVYGYRRIWLALRKDGKILSEKLVRRFMKEDHLVPYRKKAKKYSSYKGEISPAPNLVNRNFHADEPGKLLLTDITEFHISAGKVYLSAITDVFDGKIVAWTIGTSPNAKLVNTMLVKAREALGDDKHPIVHSDRGIHYQWPGWIALMKKFGWTRSMSKKGCSPDNAACEGVFGRVKNEMFYNRSWIGVSIKEFIAYLDDYLHWYNEDRIKITLGGMSPVEYRESLGIM from the coding sequence ATGTATTCGCATGAAGAACGCTTAAAGGCAGTCAAACTGCACGTCGATTCGGGCATGGGGCTCAAAGGCATTATGAGAACGCTCGGCTATCCTCACGACATAAAAGTGTTGCGTCAATGGTGCCGGGAATTCAAGTTCTCCAGAGAGATTCACGAAGTAGACGGATTTGATGACGGATATTCTCTCAAACAAAAAACATTAGCCGTCAAATACTTCGTAAATTGCGGCGATCTGCGGCGCACCATCAGGGAAATAGGCTATCCCAGCAGCACGCAGAGATTGAAAATATGGGTTGAGAAATACAACCTTAACGAAAACGATCATTGGCAAGCTGACCAGAACCCTGTAAAATGGGGGCAAGATCGACAGACGGGAAGCAGTCCACTGATTCAGGAGAATCCATTCGAAGAAATTGAGATAGCCTCTAACGCTATCTACAAGGACTTAGGCTTCCTCGAGGAATTGTTCCAAAGGAGGCTGGCAACAATGTCTAAAAAGGACTCGGAAGTAACGATTGAATCTTTAAAAGAAGAAATGCAAGTACTGCTTAGAAATATGGAAAACCTCCGCAAAGAGAATAAAGCATTGCTGAAAGCCAATCAGTCACTGGGAGAGAAGACGAAGTCTCTTGATGAAAAGTGCCAGACACTTGCGAAAGAGTATAAGGAGCTTGGCGAGCAGACTCTTATTAAACGGATCGAGTACGAAGCCCTCGAGATAGCTGCAGAAACAATAAAAAAAGAAGAGGGCATCAGTCTAAAAACACTGACCAATCGGGAAAAAGCCATCGTGATTGATGCCCTTCTGAGCCGCAGCAAGTATCCCCTGAAGAAACTGCTGACGGTGCTAAATATGGCTAAAGCCTCATATTTCTACCAGAAATCCGCTATGAAGGCGGGAGATAAATATGCGGAAATACGCGAAACCATCAAAGACAAATTTAAGAAGAACCGGTCGGTTTATGGTTACCGGAGAATCTGGTTAGCGCTCAGAAAAGATGGGAAAATTCTTTCTGAGAAGCTCGTCCGCCGCTTTATGAAAGAGGATCATCTGGTTCCATACCGCAAAAAAGCTAAAAAGTATAGCTCCTACAAAGGAGAAATTTCACCTGCCCCTAATCTCGTTAACAGGAATTTTCATGCCGACGAACCAGGAAAGCTGCTTCTCACAGATATTACGGAATTCCACATATCTGCAGGGAAAGTATACCTGTCAGCTATAACTGACGTCTTTGACGGCAAGATTGTCGCATGGACGATCGGCACGTCGCCGAATGCCAAACTGGTCAATACCATGCTGGTAAAAGCGAGAGAGGCCCTGGGCGATGACAAGCATCCTATCGTTCATTCAGACCGCGGTATACATTACCAATGGCCTGGATGGATCGCCTTGATGAAGAAATTTGGCTGGACAAGATCCATGTCGAAAAAAGGGTGCTCGCCGGATAATGCTGCTTGTGAAGGTGTCTTTGGAAGAGTAAAAAACGAAATGTTCTATAATAGAAGCTGGATAGGTGTATCCATTAAAGAATTCATAGCTTACCTAGACGATTATCTTCATTGGTATAATGAAGACCGAATTAAAATTACCTTGGGCGGCATGAGTCCAGTAGAATACAGAGAAAGCTTAGGGATAATGTAA
- a CDS encoding tRNA threonylcarbamoyladenosine dehydratase, translating to MDPIFVRTARIMGEEGVDFLSTKTVAVFGIGGVGSYAAEALVRVGIGHLIFIDKDVVDESNLNRQLVADRTTIGRNKAEVMVERAHRVNPNCIAEAKPVFFRPGDEDFIKDLHADYIIDAIDDVPAKLAIAEICWKMKIPEISSMGTGNRLRPEMLQIADINKTSVCHLARKMRKELKDRRVRHLTVVYSKELPHKPIGEGHAPGSTSFVPPVSGMMMAGYVVRNLLKEAGIR from the coding sequence ATGGACCCCATATTTGTACGTACTGCCCGCATTATGGGTGAGGAAGGGGTAGATTTCCTTTCCACGAAGACTGTCGCTGTATTTGGTATAGGCGGCGTCGGATCTTATGCTGCTGAAGCGCTTGTCAGAGTCGGGATCGGCCACCTGATTTTCATTGACAAGGATGTTGTTGACGAATCGAATCTGAACCGCCAGCTGGTCGCTGACCGGACGACGATCGGAAGAAATAAGGCAGAGGTGATGGTGGAGAGAGCGCACCGCGTGAATCCGAACTGCATCGCAGAGGCAAAGCCTGTCTTTTTCCGTCCGGGCGATGAGGATTTCATCAAGGATCTGCATGCGGATTATATTATCGACGCGATCGATGATGTGCCGGCGAAGCTTGCTATTGCGGAAATCTGCTGGAAGATGAAGATTCCGGAAATTTCCTCGATGGGCACGGGCAACCGCCTGCGTCCGGAAATGCTGCAGATCGCAGATATTAATAAAACGTCTGTCTGCCATCTGGCTAGAAAGATGAGAAAAGAGCTGAAGGACCGCCGCGTGAGGCACCTTACAGTCGTATATTCGAAAGAACTGCCGCATAAGCCGATCGGCGAAGGACACGCTCCGGGTTCCACCTCGTTCGTTCCTCCGGTGTCCGGCATGATGATGGCAGGCTATGTCGTAAGAAACCTCCTCAAGGAGGCGGGGATCCGCTGA
- a CDS encoding VOC family protein, with amino-acid sequence MKFKFNHNNFNVLDLEKSIAFYEEALGLKVVNEFKAPDGSFILAYMGDGKTKHRLELTWLRDRKEAYNLGDNEFHLAFDVDDMDAAHELHKKMGCICFENPAMGIYFINDPDGYWIEIIPGGE; translated from the coding sequence ATGAAATTTAAGTTTAACCACAACAATTTCAACGTACTCGATTTGGAGAAGAGTATCGCATTTTATGAGGAAGCGCTCGGGCTGAAGGTAGTCAACGAGTTCAAGGCTCCCGACGGCTCCTTTATTCTGGCTTACATGGGCGATGGCAAGACGAAGCATCGTCTGGAACTGACCTGGCTTCGCGACAGGAAGGAAGCGTACAATCTGGGCGACAATGAATTCCATCTGGCTTTCGATGTCGATGATATGGATGCTGCGCATGAGCTGCACAAGAAGATGGGATGCATTTGTTTCGAAAACCCGGCTATGGGCATTTATTTCATCAATGATCCGGATGGTTACTGGATTGAAATCATCCCGGGAGGAGAATAA
- the lon gene encoding endopeptidase La, with the protein MDEIQNENQPLNLPVVALRDIVIYPRMSVNLDIGRKESVEAVRFAGKGERYLVMAMQKDSRVEVPQEDDLYDVCTVVKVTQMLQMPGGLIRVLVEGVSRVKLLKVTRGDRFLSADVDDIEEIKPEDELRAEAFRRTLLKSFFEWLHNTKQGLPEDQMEQLKSITDPGETADFIASQLLLKPQQRQRVLEEADVASRLKLVQGYLDMEIEIVHLESEISSDVRQKMDKEQKDYYLRQKIKSIHDRLGDTVSQDQEAEDYRKKLADSAIPEEYKKKLEKEINHLESMPPMMAETAVARNYLDWVFSLPWDKETKDSLELKKAQEVLDHDHYGLEKIKERILEYLAVRILAPEAKAPIICFVGPPGVGKTSLAQSIARAMNRKYCRISLGGIHDEAEIRGHRRTYIGAMPGRFIEAISEVGVNNPLMLLDEIDKVGSDFRGDPASALLEALDPEQNKAFHDNYIDIPFDFSKVFFLATANSVSTIPAALLDRMELIELTGYTEEEKLEIAKKYLVPRQKERNGLKDGDIRFTPALLKKVITGYTREAGVRNLERTIGALCRKVGKKIVLQDDKLPPLSVKTLDKYLGPVKFLPLAEEHPDAVGRVNGLAWTIAGGEVLDTEAVTIKGKGHLILTGQMGDVMKESAETAYTYIRSKAKDLGLKDDFYETLDTHIHLPEGAVPKDGPSAGITMATAMASAYTGRRVRGDTAMTGEITLTGEVLPIGGVKEKVLAANEFGIKQILLPEKNKRDLEELPKSVQDKLQFVYVKNVQEVLEHALVK; encoded by the coding sequence ATGGATGAAATACAGAACGAAAATCAGCCTCTCAACCTCCCTGTAGTGGCGCTGAGAGATATAGTCATTTATCCCCGCATGTCCGTCAATCTGGACATCGGAAGAAAAGAATCCGTCGAAGCCGTGCGCTTTGCAGGGAAAGGCGAAAGATACCTCGTTATGGCCATGCAGAAGGATTCCCGCGTGGAAGTACCCCAGGAAGACGACCTTTACGACGTCTGCACTGTCGTCAAAGTGACACAGATGCTCCAGATGCCGGGAGGCCTCATCCGCGTGCTCGTCGAAGGCGTATCCCGCGTGAAACTCCTGAAGGTCACCCGCGGCGACCGTTTCCTGTCCGCTGATGTGGATGATATCGAAGAAATCAAGCCGGAAGATGAACTCCGCGCCGAAGCTTTCAGAAGAACACTCCTGAAGTCCTTCTTCGAATGGCTCCACAACACGAAGCAGGGCCTGCCCGAAGACCAGATGGAACAGCTGAAGAGCATCACCGATCCCGGCGAAACCGCCGATTTCATTGCGTCCCAGCTGCTTCTGAAGCCGCAGCAGAGACAGAGAGTCCTCGAAGAAGCCGACGTCGCATCCCGCCTGAAGCTCGTCCAGGGCTATCTTGATATGGAAATCGAGATCGTTCATCTCGAATCCGAAATCAGCTCTGACGTGCGCCAGAAGATGGACAAGGAACAGAAGGACTACTACTTAAGACAGAAAATTAAATCCATCCACGACCGTCTGGGCGACACCGTCAGCCAAGATCAGGAAGCGGAAGACTACAGGAAGAAACTGGCAGACTCTGCCATTCCTGAAGAATACAAGAAGAAACTCGAGAAGGAAATCAACCATCTCGAATCCATGCCGCCGATGATGGCAGAGACCGCTGTTGCCAGAAACTATCTGGACTGGGTCTTCTCTCTGCCATGGGACAAGGAAACGAAGGACTCCCTCGAACTCAAGAAGGCGCAGGAAGTTCTCGACCATGACCACTACGGCTTGGAAAAGATCAAGGAAAGAATTCTGGAATACCTCGCTGTCCGCATCCTTGCGCCTGAAGCGAAGGCTCCGATTATCTGCTTCGTAGGACCGCCAGGCGTCGGCAAGACATCGCTCGCACAGTCCATCGCCAGAGCCATGAACAGGAAGTATTGCCGTATTTCCTTAGGCGGCATCCATGATGAAGCTGAAATCCGCGGCCACCGCCGCACCTACATCGGTGCTATGCCAGGCCGCTTCATTGAAGCCATCAGCGAAGTCGGCGTCAACAACCCGCTGATGCTGCTGGACGAAATCGACAAGGTCGGCTCTGATTTCCGCGGTGATCCTGCTTCTGCACTGCTTGAAGCACTCGATCCGGAACAGAACAAAGCTTTCCACGATAACTACATCGACATTCCCTTCGATTTCTCGAAGGTTTTCTTCCTCGCGACGGCCAACAGCGTCTCCACCATCCCGGCTGCCCTGCTCGATCGTATGGAACTGATCGAACTCACTGGCTACACGGAAGAAGAGAAGCTGGAAATCGCGAAGAAATACCTCGTGCCGAGACAGAAAGAGAGAAACGGCCTGAAGGACGGAGACATCCGCTTCACTCCGGCGCTCCTGAAGAAAGTCATCACAGGATACACCAGAGAAGCAGGCGTCCGTAACCTTGAAAGAACCATCGGCGCCCTCTGCCGCAAGGTAGGCAAGAAGATCGTCCTCCAGGACGACAAGCTGCCGCCGCTTTCCGTCAAGACACTCGACAAGTACCTGGGACCAGTGAAATTCCTCCCGCTCGCTGAAGAACATCCGGATGCCGTAGGCCGCGTCAATGGCCTCGCATGGACGATCGCAGGCGGCGAAGTCCTCGACACCGAAGCCGTCACCATCAAGGGCAAGGGACACCTGATCCTGACAGGCCAGATGGGCGATGTCATGAAGGAATCCGCTGAAACCGCGTACACCTACATTAGAAGCAAGGCCAAGGACCTGGGACTCAAGGATGATTTCTATGAAACCCTCGACACCCACATCCACCTGCCAGAAGGCGCCGTACCGAAAGACGGCCCGTCCGCAGGCATCACGATGGCAACCGCTATGGCATCTGCCTATACAGGCAGAAGAGTCAGAGGCGATACTGCTATGACCGGGGAAATCACCCTCACCGGCGAAGTCCTCCCGATCGGCGGCGTCAAGGAGAAAGTCCTGGCTGCCAACGAATTCGGCATCAAGCAGATCCTGCTGCCGGAAAAGAACAAGAGAGATCTCGAAGAACTGCCGAAGTCCGTACAGGACAAGCTGCAATTCGTCTATGTCAAGAACGTGCAGGAAGTCCTCGAACACGCATTGGTGAAATAA
- a CDS encoding helix-turn-helix transcriptional regulator: MSADHTITTKNRTEEIAETTQKLLHDYFERSGSASLINRLAPDVLWFSEEESGGKEEAARYLTAWKEGFFNSYVESESYEAKNLGEGCSLCIANLALLVHPGKTFTLHQTRKLTFIFRRLRDKNTDESTWEIIHLAVATLAPKTAPGKLPEISCSLDNLRYLNRFTTGDLSLDETRSLYALLQEKVFRHFTQEKKDMLTALSLFDVFTLSQAKYMYPSGDTTAMMREEEESGLFLYLVKGTTGSYRFFPVMRQFLAAEFSARDPKWQSRCYLKAARWHYAAGNYLEAMQAADKGDDYDMALNILAGGSDSILFSGRRTYRRSLVKRCPRNVVKRHIHTICLMVYDLYYSGMKDEFRTQYARLREIDAGVSERAAVHFLGTMTNFNNLDPMITGAKEALDTIRRYNLWKEFKTPHLGFCCPTLLLLYHSTPGQLLTEVEKLAELQSTLERIGRHEYGSAWSHLFHAEYYLLTGDWEKGLGELSALEASPGYANPSVKIRSAYLRGWLAFVTGRASSIREIETEMHGYLASTAEYQTLIASLSECGFHLMFGTDSNIKKEYKRILDPQRFYFPSHTYIEIMKDRILLRDGKDTDLLAEAETHETHARQRKSVIGMIFALLNQAAAYKRLGEEENSLQALEEALTLAGPDHLILPFILFSDELKDLWKKVRAPRHSASIVETMSQYTRPTSPEIPSLEEMRRDQIKKLTGREMEIIHLAVQGLKNKEIAEEQKVAEITIKKAMSTIYRKLNISGRPELLTIFGEEKHEEE, encoded by the coding sequence ATGTCAGCCGATCATACAATAACAACCAAAAACCGGACAGAGGAAATCGCGGAAACCACGCAAAAGCTCCTTCACGACTACTTCGAAAGAAGCGGCTCCGCCTCCCTCATCAACAGGCTCGCACCGGACGTACTCTGGTTCAGCGAAGAAGAAAGCGGCGGAAAAGAGGAAGCCGCCCGCTACCTGACCGCCTGGAAGGAAGGCTTCTTCAATTCCTACGTCGAATCAGAATCCTACGAAGCCAAGAACCTCGGAGAAGGCTGCTCCCTCTGCATTGCAAACCTCGCCCTCCTTGTGCATCCCGGGAAGACATTCACCCTGCACCAGACAAGGAAACTCACCTTCATCTTCCGGCGCCTCAGAGACAAGAACACCGACGAAAGCACATGGGAAATCATCCACCTCGCCGTTGCTACACTTGCCCCCAAGACAGCACCGGGCAAGCTCCCTGAAATTTCATGCAGCCTCGACAACCTGCGCTACCTGAACCGCTTCACGACAGGCGACCTTTCCTTGGACGAAACAAGAAGCCTCTATGCCCTCCTTCAGGAAAAAGTCTTCCGCCACTTCACGCAGGAAAAGAAAGACATGCTGACCGCCCTCTCCCTCTTCGACGTATTCACATTGAGCCAGGCCAAATACATGTATCCCTCCGGCGACACCACCGCCATGATGCGCGAAGAAGAAGAATCAGGACTCTTCCTCTACCTCGTTAAAGGCACCACAGGAAGCTACCGCTTCTTCCCCGTCATGCGCCAGTTCCTCGCCGCAGAATTCTCCGCCCGCGACCCCAAGTGGCAGTCCCGCTGCTACCTCAAGGCCGCCCGCTGGCACTATGCCGCAGGAAACTACCTCGAAGCCATGCAGGCCGCTGACAAAGGCGACGACTACGATATGGCCCTCAACATCCTCGCCGGAGGCTCCGACTCCATCCTCTTCTCCGGCCGCCGCACCTACAGAAGATCCCTCGTCAAACGCTGCCCGAGAAACGTCGTGAAACGCCACATCCACACCATCTGCCTCATGGTCTACGACCTCTACTACTCCGGAATGAAAGACGAATTCCGCACCCAGTACGCAAGACTCCGTGAAATCGACGCCGGCGTATCCGAAAGAGCCGCCGTCCATTTCCTCGGCACCATGACGAATTTCAACAACCTCGATCCTATGATCACAGGCGCTAAAGAAGCACTCGACACCATCCGGCGCTACAACCTGTGGAAAGAATTCAAGACACCGCACCTCGGCTTCTGCTGCCCGACGCTCCTCCTTCTTTACCATTCCACACCGGGCCAGCTCCTCACCGAAGTAGAGAAACTCGCCGAACTCCAGTCCACCCTCGAAAGAATCGGACGCCACGAATATGGCAGCGCATGGAGCCACCTCTTCCACGCTGAATACTACCTCCTCACAGGAGACTGGGAAAAAGGCCTCGGAGAACTCTCCGCCCTCGAAGCAAGCCCGGGATACGCGAACCCATCCGTCAAGATCCGATCCGCCTACCTCAGAGGCTGGCTCGCCTTCGTAACAGGAAGAGCCTCCTCCATCAGGGAAATCGAGACAGAAATGCACGGCTACCTCGCATCCACCGCCGAATACCAGACACTCATAGCAAGCCTCAGCGAATGCGGCTTCCACCTCATGTTCGGCACCGATTCCAACATCAAGAAAGAATACAAAAGAATCCTCGATCCCCAGCGCTTCTACTTCCCGTCCCACACCTACATAGAAATCATGAAAGACAGGATCCTCCTCCGTGACGGAAAAGACACCGACCTCCTCGCAGAAGCCGAAACCCACGAAACTCATGCCCGTCAGAGGAAATCCGTCATCGGCATGATCTTCGCCCTCCTGAACCAGGCGGCCGCCTACAAGAGACTCGGCGAAGAAGAAAACAGCCTCCAGGCACTCGAAGAAGCCCTGACCCTCGCCGGCCCCGACCACCTCATCCTCCCCTTCATCCTCTTCTCCGATGAACTCAAGGACCTCTGGAAAAAAGTCAGAGCCCCGAGACACAGCGCCTCCATCGTAGAAACCATGTCCCAATACACCCGCCCTACCAGCCCCGAGATCCCCTCCCTCGAAGAAATGAGAAGAGACCAGATCAAGAAACTGACCGGGAGAGAAATGGAAATCATCCACCTCGCAGTACAGGGACTCAAAAATAAAGAAATCGCCGAAGAACAAAAAGTGGCAGAAATAACCATCAAAAAAGCCATGTCCACCATCTACAGGAAACTAAACATCTCCGGCCGCCCCGAACTCCTCACCATCTTCGGGGAAGAAAAACACGAGGAAGAATAA